Proteins from a genomic interval of Coraliomargarita parva:
- a CDS encoding MFS transporter: MPKPTNNDPAARQRRQTLGIVFLTLFLDLVGFSIIFPLFPAMLDYYLPSGSGNGSLLGQCIEPLARMAEASGAADPKFMTAVLFGGILGSLYSLLQFVCAPLWGAYSDRVGRRKVLLITISGLALSYLAWCLAQSFWILVLARIIGGAMGGNLSVATAAVADVTSREKRAGGMAIIGIAFGLGFIVGPAIGGISSQLNLLDHFPGLARFGVNPFSIAALVSLVLAIANLVLVKRRFEETLPASKRERAPAPRSLQVFRIFRSGPPATRRTNMVYLIFMLAFSGMEFTLTFLAVERFQFTPAKNGMMFVFVGFVLILVQGGLVRRLAKPVGEKRLALTGLLAGICAFSALALALSLGLFFTALALMALAVGLSSPTLSALVSLYSDESEQGAALGVYRSAGSFARAVGPLAAAFCYFTLGSQTTYLIGACVILLPLAIATTLPKVESHTDVETTG, encoded by the coding sequence ATGCCCAAACCTACCAATAACGATCCGGCGGCCCGACAGCGCCGGCAAACGCTGGGTATTGTCTTCCTTACCCTCTTTCTCGACCTCGTCGGCTTTTCCATCATCTTCCCGCTCTTTCCGGCCATGCTGGACTACTACCTCCCCTCGGGGAGCGGGAATGGCAGCCTACTGGGCCAGTGCATCGAGCCACTGGCCCGCATGGCGGAAGCCTCCGGTGCGGCCGACCCGAAGTTCATGACCGCGGTGCTCTTCGGCGGCATTCTGGGCTCGCTCTATTCGCTGCTACAGTTTGTCTGCGCCCCGCTCTGGGGTGCGTATTCCGACCGGGTCGGCCGTCGCAAGGTCCTGCTCATCACCATCAGCGGACTGGCCCTGAGCTATCTGGCCTGGTGCCTGGCCCAATCCTTCTGGATCCTGGTCCTGGCCCGCATCATCGGCGGTGCCATGGGCGGCAACCTTTCGGTCGCCACTGCCGCCGTCGCGGACGTCACCTCGCGCGAAAAGCGGGCCGGCGGCATGGCCATCATTGGCATCGCTTTCGGGCTCGGCTTCATCGTGGGGCCGGCCATCGGCGGCATCAGCTCGCAGTTGAACCTGCTCGATCATTTTCCCGGTCTGGCACGCTTCGGGGTGAATCCCTTCTCCATCGCCGCACTGGTCAGTCTCGTTCTAGCCATTGCCAACCTGGTCCTGGTCAAGCGACGCTTTGAGGAAACCCTGCCGGCGAGCAAGCGTGAGCGCGCCCCGGCTCCCCGCAGCCTGCAGGTATTCCGCATCTTCCGCAGCGGCCCCCCGGCCACACGGCGGACCAACATGGTCTACCTCATCTTCATGCTGGCTTTCAGCGGCATGGAGTTCACCCTCACCTTCCTCGCGGTAGAGCGCTTCCAGTTCACGCCCGCGAAGAACGGCATGATGTTCGTCTTTGTCGGCTTTGTCCTCATCCTCGTGCAGGGCGGACTGGTGCGCCGGTTGGCCAAACCGGTCGGCGAGAAGCGTCTGGCCCTGACCGGACTGCTCGCCGGCATCTGCGCCTTTTCCGCCCTCGCGCTGGCCCTCTCCCTCGGTCTCTTCTTTACCGCCCTCGCGCTCATGGCACTCGCGGTCGGACTGTCCAGCCCGACCCTCAGCGCCCTGGTTTCCCTGTACTCCGACGAGTCGGAACAGGGCGCCGCGCTCGGCGTCTACCGCTCGGCCGGTTCCTTTGCCCGCGCCGTCGGTCCGCTCGCCGCCGCCTTCTGCTACTTCACCCTCGGCTCGCAAACCACCTACCTGATCGGCGCCTGCGTCATCCTTCTGCCCCTGGCCATCGCCACGACCTTACCGAAGGTCGAAAGCCATACGGATGTGGAAACAACCGGCTAG
- the coaD gene encoding pantetheine-phosphate adenylyltransferase: protein MKKGIYPGSFDPITNGHLDVINRARHIFDKVVVAVARNASKQPLFTPEERVELIRENLVGRPNIEVLAFDGLIVDLAKREKAVALIRGLRAVSDFEHEFQMAQMNRHLDETVETIFLMPNEQFFFTSSNLVKQVFKFTDRERHLIPPNVHAALSRKFGHPKS from the coding sequence ATGAAAAAAGGTATTTATCCGGGTTCATTTGACCCAATTACCAATGGACACCTCGATGTGATCAACCGCGCACGCCATATTTTTGATAAAGTGGTCGTCGCCGTTGCACGAAACGCCTCGAAACAACCGCTGTTCACCCCGGAAGAACGGGTCGAGCTGATCCGGGAAAACCTGGTTGGGCGGCCCAACATCGAAGTCTTGGCATTTGATGGCCTGATTGTCGATTTGGCCAAGCGCGAGAAAGCAGTTGCACTCATCCGGGGACTCCGGGCGGTCTCGGACTTCGAACACGAGTTTCAAATGGCCCAGATGAACCGCCACTTGGACGAAACCGTCGAGACGATTTTCCTCATGCCGAACGAGCAGTTCTTCTTCACCAGCTCAAACCTGGTCAAACAGGTCTTCAAGTTTACGGACAGAGAGAGGCACTTGATCCCTCCCAATGTGCATGCGGCACTCAGCCGCAAGTTCGGACATCCCAAGTCTTAA
- a CDS encoding alpha/beta fold hydrolase: MIRYALSFLLAAGSILSAQTGIRLEQVDYPYPAKIHRLSNQQQDLEMAYMDVAPETATARGTVLLLHGKNFSGSYFETTARALSAVGYRVLIPDQIGFGKSSKPAHYQYSFQQLAANTAELLDAVEAGPVHVLGHSMGGMLATRFALMYPEQTLSLTLLNPIGLEDWKAKGVPYHSIDQWYAGELKKTAEKIRAYQLDSYYDGKWKAAYDPWVEQLASFTQSPEYPRMAWNQALTYDMVFTQPVVYEFPELSMPVLLVIGQRDRTALGKGSVSPELRAQLGNYPELGRKAAAAIPDAQLVELEGIGHLPHIEAFDRFFPPYLQFLVTVARP, from the coding sequence ATGATACGATACGCCCTCAGTTTCCTGCTCGCCGCCGGGTCGATCCTCTCCGCCCAAACCGGAATCCGTCTGGAACAGGTGGACTACCCCTATCCCGCCAAGATCCACCGCTTGAGCAACCAGCAACAGGACCTGGAGATGGCCTATATGGACGTGGCGCCCGAAACCGCGACCGCCCGGGGCACCGTCCTCCTGCTCCACGGCAAGAACTTCTCCGGCAGCTATTTTGAAACCACGGCCCGGGCCCTGAGCGCTGTCGGCTACCGGGTCCTCATCCCGGACCAGATCGGCTTCGGCAAATCCAGCAAGCCGGCACACTACCAGTACAGCTTCCAACAGCTTGCTGCGAATACCGCGGAACTGCTGGACGCGGTCGAGGCCGGCCCGGTGCACGTACTCGGCCATTCCATGGGCGGCATGCTCGCGACCCGTTTCGCCCTGATGTACCCGGAACAGACGCTCAGCCTCACCCTGCTGAACCCGATCGGGCTGGAGGACTGGAAGGCCAAGGGGGTCCCCTACCATAGCATCGACCAGTGGTACGCCGGCGAGCTCAAGAAGACCGCCGAAAAGATCCGCGCCTACCAGCTCGATTCCTACTATGACGGCAAGTGGAAAGCCGCCTACGATCCCTGGGTGGAACAACTGGCTTCCTTTACGCAAAGCCCGGAGTACCCGCGCATGGCTTGGAACCAGGCACTCACCTACGACATGGTCTTCACCCAACCGGTGGTCTATGAATTTCCCGAACTTAGCATGCCGGTCCTCTTGGTCATCGGCCAACGGGACCGCACCGCACTCGGAAAAGGCAGCGTCAGCCCCGAACTGCGTGCCCAACTGGGGAATTATCCCGAGCTCGGACGCAAGGCCGCCGCAGCCATCCCGGATGCCCAGCTCGTGGAACTGGAAGGGATTGGACACCTCCCCCACATCGAGGCCTTTGACCGCTTCTTCCCGCCCTATCTCCAGTTTCTGGTCACAGTCGCCCGCCCCTAG
- the pgsA gene encoding CDP-diacylglycerol--glycerol-3-phosphate 3-phosphatidyltransferase encodes MNLPNLLTLSRIPILFGIVALLYAPFTGASTLAFILFVIGALTDWADGYYARKMKLVSNFGKLMDALTDKVFMVGLFITLLSVEILPEVWALPLLLLILSREFLITGLRLVAASSGIVLAAEKSGKHKTVSQIVSAILLLLAMAVRSDFPNTFPTWIGDSLHIGGLVFFVIATVLTVSSGTMYMTKYWSIFTGQDAGKGGSDES; translated from the coding sequence GTGAATCTGCCGAACTTATTAACGCTTTCTCGAATTCCGATCCTCTTCGGGATCGTGGCATTGCTGTATGCGCCCTTCACCGGCGCGAGCACCCTGGCTTTCATCCTCTTTGTGATCGGGGCGCTGACCGACTGGGCGGACGGGTATTACGCCCGCAAAATGAAATTGGTCTCCAATTTCGGCAAGTTGATGGACGCGCTGACGGACAAGGTCTTCATGGTCGGTCTCTTCATCACCCTGCTTTCGGTCGAGATCCTGCCCGAGGTCTGGGCGCTGCCGCTGCTGCTCCTGATCCTTAGTCGCGAATTCCTGATTACCGGGCTACGCCTGGTGGCCGCCAGTTCCGGCATCGTGCTCGCCGCCGAAAAATCCGGCAAGCACAAGACGGTTTCCCAGATCGTTTCCGCCATTCTTCTGCTGCTGGCCATGGCGGTGCGTAGTGACTTTCCTAATACCTTTCCGACCTGGATCGGTGACAGCCTGCACATCGGGGGACTCGTGTTCTTCGTGATTGCCACCGTATTGACGGTTTCCTCGGGCACGATGTACATGACCAAGTATTGGTCGATCTTTACCGGGCAGGATGCAGGGAAGGGCGGATCGGATGAGTCGTAA
- a CDS encoding phosphatidylglycerophosphatase A family protein has product MSRKFLWAQLMPTHVVVNLATLGPLGRVKKGPGTVGSVAGILLYCVLFHYASPFAYLLLAAVLAYAAMAICDTAEERLQMRDPGMIVLDEFVAVPLVFLGMNGPGGLVAQHGGWPVLLGGFVLFRFFDILKPLGISRLQNLPGGVGCVADDLAAGLAACLTLQILLFWVF; this is encoded by the coding sequence ATGAGTCGTAAATTTCTCTGGGCTCAACTCATGCCCACGCATGTCGTGGTCAATCTGGCAACACTGGGACCCTTGGGACGTGTCAAGAAGGGCCCCGGTACGGTCGGCAGCGTTGCCGGCATCCTGTTGTACTGCGTGCTGTTTCATTATGCTTCGCCCTTTGCCTACCTTTTGCTGGCTGCGGTGCTGGCCTATGCGGCCATGGCGATCTGCGACACTGCGGAAGAGCGCCTGCAGATGCGCGATCCGGGCATGATCGTACTGGACGAGTTTGTGGCGGTGCCGCTGGTCTTTCTCGGGATGAACGGTCCTGGTGGCCTGGTGGCCCAACATGGAGGTTGGCCCGTTCTGCTGGGTGGTTTCGTACTCTTCCGCTTTTTCGACATCCTCAAGCCGCTGGGGATCTCCCGCCTGCAGAACCTGCCGGGTGGTGTCGGCTGTGTGGCCGACGATTTGGCCGCCGGATTAGCTGCCTGCCTGACCTTGCAAATCCTGCTCTTCTGGGTCTTTTAA
- a CDS encoding M48 family metallopeptidase, which produces MDFFSAQEFARKRTKWMVLLFILSVLCITVALYGVVLFGYYSLFADNASHRNQAVTLYHPDLFLATLVGVSGFICFCSLHKIRELRQGGAYVARSLGGRLVSPKTKDPDERKLLNVVEEMAIASGVPVPQVFLMPQGGINGFAAGYTTSDAVISLTRGAIEKLNRDELQAVVAHEFSHILNGDMRLNIRLMGVLFGLLAIAVSGRSMLRVMSDSSRRRSRSSRKGEGGGLIIIFIIAFLVMCIGYIGVFFGRLIQSAISRQREFLADAAAVQFTRNPLGIADALKKIGGHSHRSLIRHPHAEEAAHIFFATALSGNLSSPFATHPPLEQRIRAIEPNWDGKFIFVPVKKKEPPKTASSGQADKDFIRKVGTLTAAAILSADQMQGAIASEKEAISADPAEARAAILALQADAAEELAPDAAQAIVRKALGPDMAQRTAQWTKKFAGMPNRQRFALLQHCLSAGTSDGLKPMEALIACMTELAEADQSITPEELAILRSAKLYLKRKRNPARRFRPMPPAQLAPHIERLLSALSYAGSASGEALNKGFTAGAKQCNRYLLQRARRLPREAISLQELESTLETLADLPPPQKKIIFEGALAVIQSDGRVEKDEYALIRCVAISLDLPLPPV; this is translated from the coding sequence ATGGACTTCTTCAGCGCGCAGGAGTTTGCCCGCAAGCGCACCAAATGGATGGTGCTGCTCTTCATCCTGTCGGTGCTCTGTATCACGGTCGCACTGTACGGCGTCGTCCTGTTCGGCTACTATTCTTTGTTCGCCGACAATGCCTCTCACCGGAACCAGGCGGTCACCCTCTACCACCCCGATCTCTTTCTCGCCACCCTCGTCGGGGTCAGCGGCTTCATCTGTTTCTGCTCCCTGCATAAGATCCGGGAGCTCCGGCAAGGGGGCGCCTACGTGGCGAGATCCCTCGGTGGGCGCCTCGTATCCCCCAAGACAAAGGACCCCGACGAGCGCAAGTTGCTCAACGTAGTCGAGGAAATGGCAATCGCCTCGGGCGTTCCGGTGCCCCAGGTCTTTCTCATGCCGCAGGGCGGCATCAATGGCTTTGCCGCAGGCTACACCACCTCGGACGCCGTCATCAGCCTCACCCGTGGAGCCATCGAAAAGCTCAACCGGGACGAACTGCAGGCCGTGGTGGCCCATGAGTTCAGTCATATCCTAAACGGGGATATGCGCCTCAACATCCGTCTGATGGGCGTCCTCTTCGGACTCCTAGCGATTGCGGTGAGTGGACGCAGCATGCTCCGCGTCATGAGCGATTCCAGCCGCCGGCGCTCCCGCTCCAGCCGTAAGGGAGAAGGAGGCGGCTTGATTATCATCTTTATCATCGCCTTCCTGGTCATGTGCATCGGCTACATCGGCGTCTTTTTCGGACGTCTGATTCAGAGCGCGATCTCACGCCAGCGCGAATTTCTTGCAGATGCCGCCGCCGTCCAATTCACGCGCAACCCGCTGGGGATCGCCGACGCACTCAAGAAAATCGGGGGCCATTCACACCGCTCCCTGATCCGGCATCCGCACGCCGAGGAAGCAGCCCATATTTTCTTTGCCACCGCACTCTCCGGCAATTTATCCAGCCCCTTTGCCACCCACCCGCCACTGGAGCAGCGTATCCGTGCGATCGAACCGAACTGGGACGGCAAATTCATCTTCGTGCCGGTGAAAAAGAAAGAGCCGCCAAAGACGGCATCCAGCGGCCAGGCCGATAAGGACTTCATCCGCAAGGTCGGCACCCTGACCGCCGCCGCGATACTCAGCGCCGACCAGATGCAGGGCGCCATCGCCAGCGAAAAGGAAGCCATCAGCGCAGATCCGGCCGAAGCCCGGGCCGCCATCCTGGCACTCCAGGCGGATGCCGCCGAAGAGCTCGCCCCCGATGCCGCTCAAGCCATCGTCCGTAAGGCCCTCGGCCCGGACATGGCTCAACGCACCGCACAATGGACGAAGAAATTCGCCGGCATGCCCAACCGGCAGCGCTTCGCCCTGCTCCAGCACTGCCTGAGCGCAGGCACCTCCGACGGGCTCAAACCGATGGAAGCGCTCATCGCCTGCATGACCGAACTGGCGGAGGCCGACCAGTCGATCACTCCCGAGGAGCTGGCCATCCTGCGCAGCGCCAAGCTTTACCTGAAGCGCAAGCGTAACCCGGCGCGACGCTTCCGCCCCATGCCACCCGCCCAGCTCGCACCGCATATCGAGCGCCTACTCTCCGCCCTCAGCTATGCCGGTAGTGCGTCCGGCGAAGCCCTCAACAAGGGTTTCACGGCCGGTGCCAAGCAATGTAACCGCTACCTTCTCCAGCGGGCCCGGAGACTCCCCCGCGAAGCCATCAGCCTGCAAGAACTGGAGTCGACGCTAGAGACACTCGCCGACCTGCCGCCTCCTCAAAAGAAAATCATTTTCGAAGGGGCCCTCGCCGTCATTCAATCCGACGGTCGCGTTGAAAAGGACGAATACGCCCTCATCCGTTGTGTCGCGATCAGTCTGGACCTGCCCCTCCCGCCGGTCTAG